The Panthera uncia isolate 11264 chromosome C2, Puncia_PCG_1.0, whole genome shotgun sequence genome contains a region encoding:
- the CPN2 gene encoding carboxypeptidase N subunit 2 codes for MLPRAWLPWACLLLLARHAQPCPEGCDCFIGEVFCSDEGLAAIPPDLPPHATDVIFVETSFATVGAGAFSGSPNLTKVVFLNTQLRHLGPDAFGGLPRLQDLEITGSVFSNLSTDTFSNLTSLGKFTLNFNMLEALPDGLFHQMGALESLQLQGNRLQSLPGRLFWPLACLKTLNLAQNLLAQLPEELFDPLGSLQTLRLSSNALSSLPQGVFGKLGCLQELFLDGNSISELPPTVFSGLFHLEKLWLQHNTIRHLPSSVFSSLGHLTFLNLQGNALRTLPAGLFAHTPALVSLSLSYNQLEAVGEGTFANLSSLGSLTLSHNAIAFLPTGVFRDLEGLVKLYLGSNNLTALHPAVFQNLSKLELLSLSRNLLTTLPEGIFDTNYNLFNLALHGNPWQCDCHLAYLFSWLNQYSDRLFNIQTYCAGPAYLKGQVLPALKEEQLVCPVTRDRLGIQAPRMEDREPGESWDLVAEERAAGSRCTYSNPEGTVVLACDETRCRWLNIQLSPRQGSGSPGLTHNASQEWDLRSSCGSVRLTVSIEARPGGD; via the coding sequence ATGCTGCCCAGAGCCTGGCTACCCTGGGCCTGCCTCCTGCTCCTGGCCAGGCACGCCCAGCCCTGCCCGGAGGGGTGTGACTGTTTCATCGGGGAGGTGTTCTGCTCCGATGAGGGGCTGGCTGCCATCCCGCCAGACCTCCCACCACACGCCACAGACGTCATTTTCGTAGAGACCTCGTTCGCCACGGTGGGAGCTGGGGCCTTCAGCGGCAGCCCCAACCTGACCAAGGTGGTCTTCCTCAACACGCAGCTCCGCCACTTGGGGCCGGACGCCTTTGGGGGGCTGCCCAGGCTCCAGGACCTGGAGATCACTGGCAGCGTCTTCTCCAACCTCAGCACCGACACCTTCTCCAACCTGACCTCGCTGGGCAAGTTCACCCTCAACTTCAACATGCTGGAGGCCCTGCCCGATGGCCTCTTCCACCAAATGGGCGCCCTGGAGTCTCTCCAGCTGCAAGGCAACCGGCTCCAGAGCCTGCCCGGGAGGCTCTTCTGGCCCCTAGCCTGTCTGAAGACCCTCAACCTTGCTCAGAACCTGCTGGCCCAGCTGCCCGAGGAGCTGTTCGACCCCCTCGGCAGCCTGCAGACCCTGAGGCTCAGCAGCAACGCGCTCTCCAGCCTGCCCCAGGGCGTGTTTGGCAAACTGGGCTGCCTCCAGGAGCTCTTCCTGGACGGCAACTCCATCTCCGAGCTGCCGCCCACAGTGTTTTCGGGGCTGTTCCATCTGGAGAAGCTGTGGCTGCAGCACAACACCATCAGGCACCTGCCCAGCTCCGTCTTCTCCTCCCTGGGCCACCTGACCTTCCTGAACTTGCAGGGGAACGCGCTGCGGACGCTGCCCGCCGGCCTCTTCGCTCACACCCCCGCCCTGGTCAGCCTGTCTCTGTCCTACAACCAGCTGGAGGCTGTCGGCGAGGGCACCTTTGCCAACCTGTCCAGCCTCGGTTCCCTCACGCTCTCGCACAACGCCATCGCCTTTCTCCCCACCGGCGTCTTCAGAGACCTGGAGGGGCTGGTCAAGCTCTACCTGGGCAGCAACAACCTGACAGCCTTGCACCCAGCCGTCTTCCAGAACCTGTCCAAGCTTGAGCTGCTCAGTCTCTCCAGGAACCTGCTGACCACGCTCCCTGAGGGCATCTTTGACACCAACTACAACCTGTTCAACCTGGCCCTGCACGGCAACCCCTGGCAGTGCGACTGCCACCTGGCTTACCTCTTCAGCTGGCTGAACCAGTACAGCGACCGGCTCTTCAACATCCAGACCTACTGTGCTGGCCCCGCCTACCTGAAGGGCCAGGTGTTGCCTGCCCTAAAGGAGGAACAGCTGGTGTGTCCCGTCACCCGGGACCGCTTGGGCATCCAGGCCCCGAGGATGGAGGACAGGGAGCCCGGGGAAAGCTGGGATCTGGTAGCGGAGGAGAGGGCAGCCGGGAGCCGGTGCACCTACAGCAACCCCGAGGGCACCGTGGTGCTCGCTTGCGATGAGACCCGGTGTCGCTGGCTGAACATCCAGCTGTCCCCGAGGCAGGGGTCGGGCTCCCCAGGACTGACCCACAATGCCAGTCAGGAGTGGGACCTGAGGTCGAGCTGCGGCTCCGTGAGGCTCACTGTGTCTATCGAGGCTCGGCCCGGGGGAGACTAA
- the LRRC15 gene encoding leucine-rich repeat-containing protein 15, with the protein MSLKHYLLLLVGCQAWSAGLAYYGCPNECTCSRASQVECTGARIVAVPTPLPWNAMSLQILNTHITELNESPFLNVSALIALRIEKNELSHIVPGAFRSLGSLRYLSLANNKLQVLPIGLFQGLDNLESLLLSSNQLVQIQPAHFSQFSNLKELQLHGNHLEYIPDGVFDHLVGLTKLNLGKNSLTHLSPRVFQRLGNLQVLRLYENRLSEIPMGTFDGCGNLQELALQQNQISMLSPGLFHNNRNLQKLYLSNNHISQLPPGIFMQLPQLNRLTLFGNSLKELSPGIFGPMHNLRELWLYDNHITSLPDNVFSNLRQLQVLILSRNQINYISPDAFNGLVELRELSLHTNALQELDGNVFRMLVNLQNISLQNNRLRQLPGNIFANVNGLMTIQLQNNQLENLPMGIFDHLGHLCELRLYDNPWRCDSDILPLRNWLLLNKPRLGTDTLPVCFSPPSVRGQSLIIVSVSAAVPSVQVPVIPEVPSYPETPQYPDTPSYPDTTPISSTTEFTSSVEDYTDLTTVEVTEDRGTWGMTQAQSGLAIAAIVIGIIALACSLAACICCCCCRKRSHAVLMQMKAPNEC; encoded by the coding sequence ATGTCGCTGAAACATTACCTTCTTTTGCTGGTGGGCTGCCAAGCCTGGAGTGCAGGGCTGGCCTACTATGGCTGCCCAAATGAGTGTACCTGCTCCAGGGCCTCCCAGGTGGAGTGCACTGGGGCACGCATCGTGGCAGTGCCCACTCCCCTGCCCTGGAACGCCATGAGCCTGCAGATCCTCAACACGCACATCACCGAACTCAACGAGTCCCCATTCCTCAACGTCTCAGCCCTCATTGCCCTGAGGATTGAGAAGAACGAGCTGTCCCACATCGTGCCTGGTGCCTTCCGTAGCCTGGGCTCGCTGCGTTACCTCAGCCTTGCCAACAACAAGCTTCAGGTGCTGCCTATTGGCCTCTTCCAGGGCCTGGACAACCTCGAGTCGCTCCTTCTGTCCAGCAACCAGCTGGTGCAGATCCAGCCAGCACACTTCTCCCAGTTCAGCAACCTCAAGGAGCTGCAGTTGCACGGCAACCACCTGGAATATATCCCTGATGGTGTCTTCGACCACCTGGTGGGCCTCACCAAGCTCAATCTCGGCAAGAATAGCCTCACCCATCTCTCGCCCAGGGTCTTCCAGCGCCTGGGCAACCTCCAGGTCCTCCGGCTGTATGAGAACAGGCTCTCAGAAATCCCCATGGGCACTTTTGATGGGTGTGGAAACCTCCAGGAGCTGGCCCTGCAGCAGAACCAGATTAGTATGCTCTCCCCTGGCCTCTTCCACAACAACCGTAACCTCCAGAAGCTCTATCTGTCCAACAACCACATCTCCCAGTTGCCCCCTGGCATCTTCATGCAGCTGCCCCAGCTCAACCGTCTCACGCTTTTTGGGAATTCCCTGAAGGAGCTCTCTCCGGGGATCTTTGGGCCCATGCACAACCTGCGTGAGCTTTGGCTCTACGACAACCACATCACTTCTCTGCCTGACAACGTCTTCAGCAACCTCCGCCAGCTGCAGGTCCTGATTCTCAGTCGTAACCAGATCAACTACATCTCCCCAGACGCCTTCAATGGGCTGGTGGAGCTGCGGGAGCTGTCCCTCCACACCAATGCGCTGCAAGAGCTGGACGGGAATGTCTTCCGCATGTTGGTCAATCTACAGAACATCTCCTTGCAGAACAACCGCCTCAGACAGCTCCCAGGGAATATCTTTGCCAATGTCAATGGCCTCATGACCATCCAGCTGCAGAACAACCAGCTGGAGAACCTGCCCATGGGCATCTTCGAtcacctggggcacctgtgtgagcTGAGGCTCTATGACAACCCCTGGAGATGCGACTCAGACATCCTACCACTCCGCAATTGGCTTCTGCTCAACAAGCCCAGGTTGGGGACAGATACTCTCCCGGTATGTTTCAGCCCACCCAGTGTCCGAGGCCAGTCCCTCATCATCGTCAGCGTCAGTGCTGCTGTCCCCAGTGTCCAGGTCCCAGTGATCCCCGAGGTGCCCAGCTACCCGGAAACACCACAGTACCCGGACACACCCAGCTACCCTGACACCACCCCCATCTCCTCCACTACTGAGTTCACCAGCTCCGTGGAGGACTACACTGACCTGACCACCGTTGAGGTCACCGAAGACCGTGGTACGTGGGGCATGACCCAGGCCCAGAGCGGGCTGGCCATTGCCGCCATTGTCATTGGCATCATTGCCCTGGCCTGTTCCCTGGCTGCCTGCATCTGCTGTTGCTGCTGCAGGAAGAGGAGCCATGCAGTCCTGATGCAGATGAAGGCACCCAACGAGTGTTGA